In Planctomycetota bacterium, one genomic interval encodes:
- a CDS encoding prepilin-type N-terminal cleavage/methylation domain-containing protein: protein MKHARRQCEFAFTLIELLVVVAIIALLIAILLPSLAMARQTAKATVCASNERQIYQLASFYAADYAGWLAPEVASPLDNQLDETFHSRYFSQFGKRKNLGVMHKAGYLDKDEYRLYYCPSMRSPGFMPDLYLPFPKEDVTLNDTNSAVRVPYNWNPHVKNFTSNHKRAYVRLADAPAGDMLLVDLLTDIKADTMAHAELGGWNVLGFSGAVHFAQSRTVIANLATHTSNYTLYGQSIELLEQ, encoded by the coding sequence ATGAAACACGCTCGCAGACAATGTGAGTTCGCGTTCACCTTGATCGAACTGCTCGTCGTCGTGGCGATCATCGCGCTGCTGATCGCCATTCTGCTCCCGTCGCTGGCGATGGCGCGGCAGACGGCCAAGGCGACGGTCTGTGCGTCCAACGAGCGGCAGATCTACCAGCTCGCATCGTTCTACGCCGCCGACTACGCCGGCTGGCTCGCGCCGGAGGTCGCCTCACCGCTGGATAATCAGCTCGATGAGACGTTCCACAGCCGCTACTTCAGCCAGTTCGGCAAGCGCAAGAACCTGGGCGTGATGCACAAGGCGGGGTACCTCGACAAGGATGAGTATCGCCTGTACTACTGCCCGTCGATGCGGTCGCCGGGCTTCATGCCTGATCTGTACCTGCCGTTTCCCAAAGAGGACGTGACGCTCAACGACACCAACTCAGCGGTGCGCGTGCCGTACAACTGGAACCCGCACGTCAAAAATTTCACCTCCAACCACAAGCGGGCGTACGTGCGTCTGGCCGACGCGCCGGCGGGCGACATGCTCCTCGTCGATCTGCTCACGGACATCAAGGCCGACACGATGGCGCACGCGGAGCTGGGCGGGTGGAACGTGCTGGGCTTCAGCGGGGCCGTCCATTTCGCACAGTCCCGCACCGTCATCGCCAACCTCGCCACGCACACCTCCAACTACACGCTCTACGGCCAGTCCATCGAACTGCTCGAACAGTAG